One Desulfonatronovibrio hydrogenovorans DSM 9292 DNA segment encodes these proteins:
- a CDS encoding hydrogenase maturation protease produces MEWSQMFSSRVVVFGCGNTLFGDDGLGPKVIEVLQKEGSLGDDVALIDAGTSIRPLLFDLILSDRQPEQIIVVDISTDQDIEPGEVKEINVDQVDPKKIADFSMHQFPTTNLLKELQDTTSIKLHILVSRPVNVPELMEEGLSPEVSKAVDRIVSKIKEICRT; encoded by the coding sequence ATGGAATGGTCTCAAATGTTCAGTTCCAGGGTGGTGGTGTTCGGATGTGGAAACACCCTTTTCGGAGATGACGGCCTGGGGCCTAAAGTGATAGAAGTTCTGCAAAAGGAGGGTTCACTTGGGGACGATGTGGCCCTGATTGATGCTGGCACTTCCATCAGGCCCCTTTTATTTGATCTGATTTTGAGCGACAGACAGCCTGAGCAGATAATAGTGGTTGATATTTCCACGGATCAGGACATCGAACCCGGTGAGGTCAAGGAGATCAATGTTGACCAGGTTGATCCCAAAAAGATTGCTGACTTTTCCATGCACCAGTTTCCTACCACCAATCTTCTGAAAGAACTTCAAGACACAACCAGCATTAAGCTGCACATTCTGGTGTCCAGGCCTGTTAATGTTCCCGAACTGATGGAAGAGGGTCTGAGTCCAGAAGTATCCAAGGCTGTTGACAGGATTGTCAGCAAAATTAAAGAAATATGCAGGACATAA
- a CDS encoding Ni/Fe hydrogenase subunit alpha, protein MGKTLNIAPITRIEGHASVAIHLDDSGNVSDAKMHVLSLRGFEQFVLGRPVEEVPRIVPRICGICPWHHHLASNKAADACLGVELPPTGRKLRELCQMMAYIPDKILHFYFLAAPDFVLGPDADYSVRNVVGIVGANPELAKKVVHMRYKGQMLLEKFAGKVIHPIAGVVGGFSKPLLEDERKEILAGIQELKDFCVFTIKFAREEVFPKYLDAVKILGVFPSGYLGTVRPSDGALELYDGELRMMDKDGNFDQFTYPEYVDHIGEHTEPWSYLKFPYAKKHGALKLDENDPVGVYRANCLARINVCDKMATPLAQEELDIFRKEFGRPTHLTLLYHWARLIELVQACEKAEELLNDPEITGREHRAKNIQPRAGDGVGCVEAPRGTLIHHYKTDDNGLVTMANLIVGTTHNNAPMNLSVKQAAKALIKDGKYDQGILNRVEMAIRAYDP, encoded by the coding sequence ATGGGAAAGACTCTGAATATAGCTCCCATTACCCGCATTGAGGGACATGCAAGTGTGGCCATCCATCTGGATGATTCCGGTAATGTATCAGACGCCAAGATGCATGTCCTGTCCCTGCGCGGTTTTGAGCAGTTTGTACTGGGGAGGCCAGTGGAAGAAGTACCACGCATTGTGCCTCGTATTTGCGGAATTTGCCCGTGGCACCACCATCTGGCTTCCAACAAGGCTGCGGATGCCTGTTTAGGAGTTGAACTTCCACCTACTGGAAGAAAGCTGCGCGAACTCTGCCAGATGATGGCCTATATCCCGGATAAGATCCTGCATTTTTACTTTCTGGCTGCTCCAGATTTTGTCCTGGGACCGGATGCTGATTATTCGGTTCGTAATGTGGTCGGGATAGTCGGAGCTAACCCGGAACTGGCCAAAAAAGTGGTGCACATGCGCTACAAAGGCCAGATGTTGCTGGAAAAATTTGCCGGTAAGGTGATCCATCCCATTGCCGGTGTTGTGGGAGGCTTTTCCAAGCCCCTTCTGGAAGATGAACGCAAGGAGATCCTGGCCGGAATCCAGGAACTCAAGGATTTCTGCGTGTTCACCATTAAATTCGCCCGGGAGGAAGTATTTCCTAAATATCTTGATGCCGTCAAAATCCTGGGTGTATTTCCATCCGGGTACCTCGGAACAGTCAGGCCGTCCGATGGAGCCCTGGAGCTTTATGACGGTGAACTGAGGATGATGGACAAGGACGGCAATTTTGATCAGTTCACCTATCCTGAATATGTGGACCATATCGGTGAGCACACTGAACCCTGGTCATACCTCAAGTTCCCTTATGCCAAAAAGCATGGAGCCTTGAAGTTGGATGAGAATGATCCGGTGGGTGTTTACAGGGCGAACTGCCTGGCTAGGATCAATGTCTGTGACAAGATGGCCACGCCACTGGCTCAGGAGGAGCTGGACATATTCCGTAAGGAATTCGGCCGTCCCACTCATCTGACCCTTTTGTATCACTGGGCCAGGCTTATTGAGCTTGTTCAGGCCTGTGAAAAGGCAGAAGAGCTGCTCAATGACCCAGAGATCACCGGGCGCGAACATCGGGCCAAGAATATCCAGCCTAGAGCAGGCGATGGTGTCGGATGCGTTGAAGCCCCCAGAGGGACTTTGATTCATCACTACAAGACCGACGACAATGGCCTGGTAACCATGGCTAATTTGATTGTGGGCACCACCCACAACAATGCCCCCATGAATTTGTCTGTGAAGCAGGCTGCCAAGGCCCTGATCAAGGACGGCAAGTACGACCAGGGAATCCTGAACCGGGTGGAGATGGCCATACGCGCCTATGACCCGTGA